Genomic segment of Myxococcales bacterium:
GACATCGTCTACTCGCAGCCCGTCCAGGTGACCGGCGTGGCCTCCGATTCGACGATTCTCGAGCGCATCGGCGTGCAGACCTCAGACTACGAGGGACCGACCGGCATCCTCGGTGTATTGACGGATCGATTTGATCGCGACGGGTACGATGTCGTGAGCATATGGGCCGGGTTGCCGCACTACATCAATGCCCGGCCCAACCCACGCGGCGCCCTGGCCCTGGTGCAGGTTCTTGGCAATTGCCTCGGGCTGCGTTTCGATCTCGATTCGCTCGAGCGTTCGGCGGCCGAGTTCGAGGAGCGGATCTCCAAGTTGGTGGCGCGGGACCCCGAGCTGAGCGATTACGTAAAACAGCTCAAGCGTCGAGAGTTTGCGCAGTAGCGGGTCTGCAGTGTCAGTTGCAGTACCAGGGGGGCGGCCCCAGCTTCTCAGGACAACTCGATCGATTCTTCGACCAGCATCACTGGGATTCCGTCGTCGACGATGTAGAGAATCTTTCCGTCTTCACGCAACAGACCTTCGTCTACCGGTTTACTGATCGGGTCGCCGCCACGGTTTCGAAGCTCACCCGAACTGATGCGGGTGTTGATCTGTCTGATGATCTCATCGGCCGCGAGGGAAACTCGTTGTTTTGTTTCCGGGCAAACAAGAATTTCGAGCAGTTCTTCACTGACGGGCATGTGGTTTCTCCTGTTGGCAGCGCGTCCAATTTTACAACGTCTACCCCGACCATGAAGACGGGTAGTTCAAATTTCGACGTGCGACAATGAGCTGATGGGCTGCTGTGCCCCTCGCTGAATTCGCTGATCTGGCGTTGCGTCGGGATCGGGTTCCAGGTTCGTCGATCGAAAGCCGAGCAGGATGGGGGAGAGGACCCCCTCAGTAGAACCCCGGTCTCTCAGTTCGGGGATCGCCCCGCCGTTTCGACCCCAATTTCGGTAAATCCCACGACTTCGATTTCCAGAAGCAGCCCGCGCAACGATTCGATGCGCCATCGAAAATGCGAATTGGGCCAATGCCGGTTGACGGCGAACGAGCGAAGTCGTAAAACCCACACGCGGAAAGACGCGAAGTCCGCAAAAGCACTCCTTCGTGCGCAGAATTCAAGACGAAAAATGCGACAAACGCAACGAATTGAAGCACCAAGAAACCACATAGAGACAAAAACCACATAGAGACAAAGAGACAAAGACAGAGCGGTCCGTAGATCGCCGCTCGCAGACTGAAATTCGTGGATGTTCAACTGGGCGTAGCGAGCGGCTCTCTCGCTCGGCCCGTGAGTGCGACGGGTTTCGCGGCAGTCAATGCGGGCGCCCCTGCTTTTCGCAGAGGTCCGAGCATCTCGCTTCGGGACTCACTGTGAAAAGTGGAACTCGGCGGAGGCCAATGGGAACTCGTATGAGCAGGTTTTTTCGGACGCGTCGCCAACGCTTGGGTACCAGTGCAGTGCTCCTGGTCTCCACGATTCTGATCGGCCTGGTGGGGTCGATCGATCTGTCCCCGTTTGGAGTCTCTATTGGAGACTCTTTTCGGGGTAACGTCGCGAGCGCAAGCCACGGCGAGTCCCATGTTGCCAAGAGCGTCTGCGATGCGCACCGGCTCAAGGCCATGAAGGAAGACGATCCCCATCTCGAGATCGAAATCCCGAAAGAGTTCGACAAAAAGTTTCCCACCGCGAAGGCTTGTATTTCTCATGACGCGGCCTGGGATGTCGAAGCGCCCGGCCCGATGCAGCCGATTCCCTTTAGTCACAAACACCACGCGGGCGAATTCAAGATCGACTGCCAGTACTGCCATTCCGAAACCGATCGCTCTCGTACCGCGGGCATGCCCTCGGTCGAAGTGTGCATGGGCTGCCACGGACAGTTTCCCAAGGAATACGATCAGCTCAAGGGCATCGAGATCTTGAAGGAGCACTGGGAAGAGAAAAAGCCGATCGTCTGGCAGCAGATTCATCGCTTGCCCGAATACGTCAAGTTCCGACACAATCGCCACGTCGCGGCGGGGGTCACTTGTCAGAAGTGTCACGGCCCCGTCGAGGAACTCGACAAACTCCACATGGTGCCGGACACCAAGTATTGGCAATACGGCCTGCCCACAGCGAAGTTGGAGATGGGCTGGTGCATCATGTGTCATCGAGAGAACAACCAACAGGCGTCGCAGGACTGCCTGACGTGCCACTACTAGGACCCAAACATGCCCGAACTCGATCGTCGAGATTTTCTAAAACTGCTGGGAGCTTCCACCGGCGCCGTTGCGGGAGCGGGTTGCACCGTTGACCCCATCGAGAAGCTGATCCCGTACGTGATTCAGCCCGAGGAGATCGTCCCGGGAACTTCCACCATCTATTCCTCGACGTGCATGGAGTGTCCCGTCGGGTGTGGTTTGCACGTCACCACCCGTGACGGGCGACCGATCAAGCTCGAAGGACATCCCGATCATCCCATCAACCAGGGTACGTTGTGCGCGCGTGGGCAGGTTGGACTGGGACGCACCTATCACCCGGACCGCTACGAAAGCCCAATGGTCAAGGGCAGCAACGGGTCGACTCCAATCTCCTGGGCCGACGCCCAGGCCAAGGTCGCAAAATCACTCAAAGCTTCACCCAAGGGCACTTGGATTCTCGGCGGCCCCGTGGGCCCCACACTTTCAAAGCTGATGGACGAATGGGTGAGCGCGACTGGCGCAGGAGGCCGGGTCGTCTACGAACCCTTCGCCCACGAATCCCTTCGCTCCGCCACCAAGATGGTGTTTGGACGCCACGTGCTGCCCGAGTTCGACCTCAGCAGCGCGGATCTCGTGCTCGATTTCAGTTCCGACTTTCTCGACCAGGGACTGTCACCCGTCGAACACGCACGACAATTTTCGCAGGCCAAGGATCTGAGCAATCACGGCGGCGCAGTGTTGATCAGCGTTGGGCCGCGGCTCTCGATGACCGCATCCAAAGCGGACAAATGGATCCACAGCACTCCCGGTGGCGAGGGAGCTCTCGCGCTCGCGCTTGCCATGGCGATCTTCCCCAAGAAGAGTTCGGCCCTTGTCGCCAAGAAGGGCGACCTGCGAAGCGTCAAGGATCTCTTCAAGGGTCAGAACACCGGTCAACTGCTCAAGCAAGCCGGAGTAGACCAGCACAGCTTCGACGACCTGGTGGCCCGGCTGCTCGCAGCCGACCACGCTGTGGCCATGCCTCCGGGTGTCTCCGCTACGTCGAGTTCCGGGACCTCGGATGCGGCTGCGGTTCTGCTGTTGAACGTGTTGCTCGGCGGCGAGGGAACGCGTCTCAAGATACCCGCCGAGGACAGCGCCGAGCACAGCGCCCCGTACAGCGAGATCCAGGCGCTGATCGCAGCCATGAAGGCCGGCAAGGTAAACATGCTGCTGATCCACAATTCCAATCCAGTCTATTCGTTGCCGGCGGCATCTGGCTTCGTCGCTGCGTTGGCCAAGGTGGGAACGGTGGTTTCCTTCGCGACGCTCACGGATGAGACTTCAGAGGCGGCGGATCTGGTTCTACCCGACCACGACGCATTCGAGTCCTGGGGCGATGTCTCGCCGCGATCCGGGATTCGAACCCTGATCCAGCCGACGATTCGACCGCTCTTCGATACCCAGGGGCTCGGCGACAGCTTGCTCGCAATTGGTCGCGAAACCGGAGCCAAGCTCGGCGAGGGCAGCTTCCTCGACCGGCTCAAGAGCGCCTGGTCGGGCAGTGACTGGCGGCAAAACCTGGAAAATGGCGGCGTGTACGCACCGGTCGCCCCGGGATCGACGGCGGTTGTGGCAACAGTCTCTCAGATCAAAATTGCGGCACCCGAGCTCAGCGGCAGCGGTGAGTACACGCTCGTCGCCTACCCGCACTCGTTCATCGGCGACGGCAGCGCGGCAACCCTGCCGTGGATGCAAGAAATTCCGGATCCCGTAGCCCGGGCGAGTTGGCTGTCCTGGATCGAGATCAGCGATCGCACCTGCGCGAAGCTCGGTGTGGACTACGGCGAAGTCGTCGAGGTGAAGACGGACGCCGGCAGTATCGCGCTTCCGGTCTATCCCCGGGGCGGCATTCAAGACAACGTGATCGCGATCGCGATCGGTCAGGGCCATACCGTGGGACACTACGCTTCCCTCGCTGGAGACGGCCAGCCGGGTAAGGCACGAGGCGTCAGCGTCATTTCGATTCTGTCCGATGCCACGGACGAAAAGGGCGGTCGCGCCTGGCTCTCCACCAAGGCCAGCGTGTCTGGCCCGGTGGGCTACCAGCGCATTCCCCTCACCCAGTTCACCGACAACCAGCGCGGCCGCAAGTTGGCTCCGACAATCTCGTTGGCGGCGCTCGCAATGGGCGGTGTCCACGGCGACGACCACGGTGTTGTCGCTGCAGCGGGTCATCGCGAAGGTCATCACGAAGGTCACGGTGACGAGCATGGCGCAGCCCACGGGGCCGCAGCGGCTTCTGCTGGCCACGGTGAATCGCACGAAATCATCGCGCTCTACAACACCGAGAACGACGCCCATCCCGACAGCGAGTATCGCTGGGCGATGTCGATCGACAACGACAAGTGCACGGGCTGCGGCGCATGTGTTGCCGCGTGTTACACCGAAAACAGCATTCCGATCGTCGGTGAAGAGGGCATGACCCGGCACCGGGAGATGAGTTGGATCCGCATCGAGCGCTATGTGGACGATGGCGACCGCGAGGATGGATACGAGCGGCGGCCGCATCCGGATCGCGAAGCGCTCGGCAAGACGGACGTTCGCTACGCCCCGATGCTGTGTCAGCACTGTGGCGCCGCTCCTTGCGAGTCGGTTTGCCCGGTGATCGCGACCTACCACACACCAGAAGGTCTGAACGGCATGGTGTACAACCGCTGCGTGGGCACCCGGTACTGCGCCAACAACTGCACCTACAAGGTTCGCCGCTTCAACTACTTCGACTACAGCCAGGAGTGTTGGCCCGGCAACATGAACCTGATGCTCAACCCCGACGTCACGGTGCGCCAGCAGGGAGTGATGGAGAAGTGCACTTTCTGCGTGCAGCGCATCGTCACGGCCCAGCAGACGGCCAAGGACGAAAACAGGCCGATCGCCGACGGCGAAGTGGTAACGGCATGCCAGCAATCGTGTCCAAGTCAGGCAATTCAGTTCGGCAATGCCAAGGATCGGAAGAGCAAGGTGGTCGTCACTTCGAGCGATGAGAAGCGCGCGTACCACTCACTGCATGTGTTGAATACGCGACCGGCGATTACCTATTTGAAACAGGTCGATCGCGCTGATGACGAGAGGTCCCACGGATGACTCCTCCTGCCACCGCAGCTCCTGCGATGAGCCCGAACGCGGTCCCTCAGGACTCCCAGGCCAACATCGACATTCTGTCGGTGATCACCCGGGGTGCTTCATTGCCGTGGTTCTTGATCCTGGGCCTGGCGTTGCTGGGCGTTGGCCAGGCAGTCGCCATGCTCGCCTATCAGACCTACGTCGGGTTGGGGATCGCGGGCTATCAAGCGCCGGTCTTTTGGGCCGTCTACATCGTGCTCTTCGTGTTCTGGATCGGCATCGGCCACGCAGGCACGCTGATCTCGGCAATCCTCTTCCTGTTTCGCGCCAAGTGGCGAAACGCGATCAACCGCAGCGCCGAGGCGATGACGGTCTTCGCGGTCCTCACCGCTGCGCTGTTTCCACTGATCCACATCGGGCGACTTTGGAAGTTCTACTTCCTCATTCCGTACCCGAACCAGCGCGGATTATGGGTGAATTTCAAGAGCCCGCTCGTCTGGGATGTGTTTGCCGTCAACACCTACATGACGATTTCGATTGTCTTTTTCTACGTGGGTTTGATTCCCGACTTCGCGATCGCACGCGATCGCACCACGGGCATTCGCAAATTCGTTTACTCCATCCTCTCGCTGGGCTGGCAGGGAAAGTCGAGCCAGTGGAAGGCCCATAACCGCACTGTGCTTCACCTTTCGGGCCTGGCGACGCCGCTGGTGCTTTCGGTGCACTCGGTGATTTCATGGGACTTCGCGATGTCCATCGTACCCGGCTGGCACACCACGATCTTCGCCCCGTACTTCGTGGCAGGCGCGGTCTTCGGCGGCTTCGCCATGGTGTTGGTGGTGATGATTCCGGTGCGGCGGATCTACGGACTCGAGGAGTACATCACCGACTATCACCTGGACAACATGTCCAGGTTCATCCTGTTGACCTCGACGATCTGCGGGTACGCCTATGCGATGGAGTACTTCATTGCCTGGTACAGCGGCGTAGAATTTGAACAGACTTCGTTCTGGCTGCGCGCCTTCGGGCCTTATTGGTTCTCGACCTGGTGCATGATCATCTTCAACGCGGTGCTCCCGCAGTTGTTGTGGTTCAAGAAGTTGCGGACAAATGTCCCATTCCTGTTCGTGCTCTGCGTCTTGATCAACATTGGCATGTGGTTCGAGCGATACGTGATCATCATTTCGTCGCTATCCCGCGAATATGTTCCTGCGGCCTGGGGTCTGTACATCCCGAGCTTCGCCGAGCTTTCGATCCTGACCGGTAGCTTCTGCTGGTTCAGCATGTTCTTCATTCTCTTCTTGAAGGGCGGTCCGATCATCGCAATTTACGAAATCAAGGAGCTCATCATTCACGAGAAGGCTCACGGAGGAGCGCACTGATGCCGACGTTAGTGAGCATCTTCGACCGACCCGACGACGTGGTCACTGTGATCACGAAATTGAAGAAGCGCGGCTTCGACGATCTCGAGACCTACACCCCCGCGCCCTTCCCGGAGATCGATGACGCACTCGATGTAAGACCCAGTCTGGTCCGATGGTTTACCCTGATCGGCTGTCTCACTGGCGTGGTCACAGGCTTCGCGATGCAGATCTGGATGAGTCTCGATTGGCAGGTGAAGATTGCCGGCAAGGCATTCGCCTCGATCCCACCCTATGTGATCATCGGCTTTGAGCTCACGATCCTGTTCGGCGGGCTCCTGACCTTCGTTGGAATGTTGCTCGCCGGTGGGCTCTACCCTCGCTTCACCATGGACAAGCACTATAGCCCGCGATTTTCCGCGGAAGAATTCGGTGTGGTGGTGAATTGCGGGGAACGGGACGTCGCCGAAGTGGATGCGCTGCTGCGAGCCCAGTCGGCCAAGGAGGTGACCCTTGTCGAGTGAGATGCAGACAAGTAGTAGACGGCGATCGCGCGGGAACGGATCCGGTCTTCGACTGGGATTCATCTTCCTGGTGTTGCCGCTTTCCTTCGGCTGCTGGGAGCAGGTCGACGACGGCCATTGGTTTCCGCAGATGAAGCGGCAAATCACGGTGCAGGCCT
This window contains:
- a CDS encoding cytochrome c3 family protein, which produces MSRFFRTRRQRLGTSAVLLVSTILIGLVGSIDLSPFGVSIGDSFRGNVASASHGESHVAKSVCDAHRLKAMKEDDPHLEIEIPKEFDKKFPTAKACISHDAAWDVEAPGPMQPIPFSHKHHAGEFKIDCQYCHSETDRSRTAGMPSVEVCMGCHGQFPKEYDQLKGIEILKEHWEEKKPIVWQQIHRLPEYVKFRHNRHVAAGVTCQKCHGPVEELDKLHMVPDTKYWQYGLPTAKLEMGWCIMCHRENNQQASQDCLTCHY
- the nrfD gene encoding polysulfide reductase NrfD; translated protein: MTPPATAAPAMSPNAVPQDSQANIDILSVITRGASLPWFLILGLALLGVGQAVAMLAYQTYVGLGIAGYQAPVFWAVYIVLFVFWIGIGHAGTLISAILFLFRAKWRNAINRSAEAMTVFAVLTAALFPLIHIGRLWKFYFLIPYPNQRGLWVNFKSPLVWDVFAVNTYMTISIVFFYVGLIPDFAIARDRTTGIRKFVYSILSLGWQGKSSQWKAHNRTVLHLSGLATPLVLSVHSVISWDFAMSIVPGWHTTIFAPYFVAGAVFGGFAMVLVVMIPVRRIYGLEEYITDYHLDNMSRFILLTSTICGYAYAMEYFIAWYSGVEFEQTSFWLRAFGPYWFSTWCMIIFNAVLPQLLWFKKLRTNVPFLFVLCVLINIGMWFERYVIIISSLSREYVPAAWGLYIPSFAELSILTGSFCWFSMFFILFLKGGPIIAIYEIKELIIHEKAHGGAH
- a CDS encoding DUF3341 domain-containing protein codes for the protein MPTLVSIFDRPDDVVTVITKLKKRGFDDLETYTPAPFPEIDDALDVRPSLVRWFTLIGCLTGVVTGFAMQIWMSLDWQVKIAGKAFASIPPYVIIGFELTILFGGLLTFVGMLLAGGLYPRFTMDKHYSPRFSAEEFGVVVNCGERDVAEVDALLRAQSAKEVTLVE
- a CDS encoding 4Fe-4S dicluster domain-containing protein, translating into MPELDRRDFLKLLGASTGAVAGAGCTVDPIEKLIPYVIQPEEIVPGTSTIYSSTCMECPVGCGLHVTTRDGRPIKLEGHPDHPINQGTLCARGQVGLGRTYHPDRYESPMVKGSNGSTPISWADAQAKVAKSLKASPKGTWILGGPVGPTLSKLMDEWVSATGAGGRVVYEPFAHESLRSATKMVFGRHVLPEFDLSSADLVLDFSSDFLDQGLSPVEHARQFSQAKDLSNHGGAVLISVGPRLSMTASKADKWIHSTPGGEGALALALAMAIFPKKSSALVAKKGDLRSVKDLFKGQNTGQLLKQAGVDQHSFDDLVARLLAADHAVAMPPGVSATSSSGTSDAAAVLLLNVLLGGEGTRLKIPAEDSAEHSAPYSEIQALIAAMKAGKVNMLLIHNSNPVYSLPAASGFVAALAKVGTVVSFATLTDETSEAADLVLPDHDAFESWGDVSPRSGIRTLIQPTIRPLFDTQGLGDSLLAIGRETGAKLGEGSFLDRLKSAWSGSDWRQNLENGGVYAPVAPGSTAVVATVSQIKIAAPELSGSGEYTLVAYPHSFIGDGSAATLPWMQEIPDPVARASWLSWIEISDRTCAKLGVDYGEVVEVKTDAGSIALPVYPRGGIQDNVIAIAIGQGHTVGHYASLAGDGQPGKARGVSVISILSDATDEKGGRAWLSTKASVSGPVGYQRIPLTQFTDNQRGRKLAPTISLAALAMGGVHGDDHGVVAAAGHREGHHEGHGDEHGAAHGAAAASAGHGESHEIIALYNTENDAHPDSEYRWAMSIDNDKCTGCGACVAACYTENSIPIVGEEGMTRHREMSWIRIERYVDDGDREDGYERRPHPDREALGKTDVRYAPMLCQHCGAAPCESVCPVIATYHTPEGLNGMVYNRCVGTRYCANNCTYKVRRFNYFDYSQECWPGNMNLMLNPDVTVRQQGVMEKCTFCVQRIVTAQQTAKDENRPIADGEVVTACQQSCPSQAIQFGNAKDRKSKVVVTSSDEKRAYHSLHVLNTRPAITYLKQVDRADDERSHG